One Ranitomeya variabilis isolate aRanVar5 chromosome 5, aRanVar5.hap1, whole genome shotgun sequence DNA window includes the following coding sequences:
- the DVL2 gene encoding segment polarity protein dishevelled homolog DVL-2, protein MAETKVIYHLDEEETPYLVKVPVQASDIRLRDFKAALGRGHAKYFFKAMDQDFGVVKEEISDDNAKLPCFNGRVVSWLVSAENTPPEQAPPPPPDLRPEPSPLPPPLPPPPAERTSGIGDSRPPSFHPNVCDSAENLDQETETESVVSVRRERPRRRESGDQGGGRALNGRGERHLSGYESSSTLLTSEIETSICDSEEEDAMSRFSSSTEQSSASRLLKRHRRRRKQRPPRLERASSLSSVTDSTMSLNIITVTLNMEKYNFLGISIVGQSNERGDGGIYIGSIMKGGAVAADGRIEPGDMLLQVNDINFENMSNDDAVRVLRDIVHKPGPIVLTVAKCWDPSPQGYFTLPRNEPIQPIDPAAWVSHSAAMSGSFPVYPGSASMSSMTSSTSVTETELSHALPPVSLFSLSIHTDLASVVKVMASPESGLEVRDRMWLKITIPNAFLGSDVVDWLYHHVEGFQDRREARKFASNLLKAGFIRHTVNKITFSEQCYYIFGDLTSCENYMANLSLNDNDGSSGASDQDTLAPLPLPGASPWPLLPTFSYQYPAPHPYSAQPPAYHELSSYSYGLGSAGSQHSEGSRSSGSTRSDGGRGVQKEDRSGGGGDSKSGSGSESEYSTRSSLRRSGEAGPPSERSTSTRSQVASHHPPSVHSYPAPGVPLSYNPMMLMMMPPPPLPPQSCPPSSVPPGAPPLMRDLASIPPELTASRQSFHMAMGNPSEFFVDVM, encoded by the exons GGTGGTGAAGGAGGAGATCTCCGATGATAATGCTAAGCTGCCGTGTTTCAATGGTCGTGTAGTATCGTGG TTGGTGTCCGCTGAGAACACGCCTCCTGAGCAGGCTCCTCCCCCTCCTCCAGACCTGCGGCCTGAACCGTCCCCGCTTCCTCCTCCACTCCCCCCACCGCCTGCGGAGAGAACCAGCGGCATTGGGGATTCCCGGCCTCCCTCCTTCCA TCCTAACGTGTGCGACAGTGCTGAGAACCTGGACCAGGAGACCGAGACCGAGTCTGTGGTGTCCGTACGGCGAGAGCGGCCGCGGCGGAGAGAGAGCGGGGACCAAG GCGGTGGTCGGGCCCTGAATGGCCGTGGAGAGCGTCACCTCTCTGGATACGAGTCGTCCTCCACCCTCCTGACCAGTGAGATAGAGACCAGCATCTGTGACTCTGAGGAAGAGGATGCCATGAGCAG GTTCAGCAGCTCCACCGAACAGAGCAGCGCATCTCGTCTGCTGAAGCGTCACCGCCGGAGGCGTAAGCAGCGCCCCCCGCGCCTTGAGAGG GCCTCCTCGCTCAGCAGTGTGACCGACTCCACCATGTCCCTGAACATCATTACAGTGACTCTGAATATGG AGAAATACAACTTCTTGGGCATCTCCATCGTGGGGCAGAGTAACGAGCGCGGGGACGGAGGCATCTACATTGGATCCATTATGAAGGGTGGAGCTGTGGCAGCTGATGGGAGGATTGAGCCAGGGGACATGCTGCTGCAG GTGAATGACATTAACTTTGAGAACATGAGCAATGATGACGCGGTGCGGGTCCTGCGAGACATCGTCCATAAACCCGG GCCAATTGTATTGACTGTTGCGAAGTGCTGGGATCCTTCTCCACAGGGTTACTTCACACTGCCACGCA ATGAACCCATTCAGCCAATTGACCCTGCGGCCTGGGTGTCTCACTCCGCGGCCATGAGCGGCTCCTTCCCCGTGTATCCGGGCAGTGCGTCCATGAGCAGCATGACCTCCAGCACATCAGTGACAGAGACTGAGC TTTCTCATGCTCTTCCCCCGGTGTCTCTCTTCAGCCTCTCCATTCATACAGACTTGGCTTCGGTGGTGAAGGTTATGGCATCTCCAGAATCTGGCCTTGAAGTCCGAGATCGCATGTGGCTGAAGATCACTATCCCCAACGCTTTCCTAG GTTCAGATGTGGTGGACTGGCTCTATCACCATGTTGAAGGCTTTCAGGACAGGCGAGAGGCTCGAAAATTTGCCAGTAACTTGCTGAAGGCCGGATTCATCCGTCACACTGTCAATAAGATCACCTTCTCGGAGCAGTGCTACTACATCTTCGGGGACCTGACCAGCTGCGAGAACT ACATGGCCAATCTCTCCCTGAATGACAATGATGGCTCGAGTGGAGCTTCTGATCAGGACACCCTGGCTCCCCTGCCACTTCCTGGAGCGTCTCCGTGGCCTCTGCTTCCCACCTTTTCCTACCAGTATCCGGCACCTCATCCATACAGCGCCCAGCCCCCCGCTTACCATGAGCTCTCCTCCTATAGCTACGGCCTTGGCAGTGCCGGGAGCCAGCACAGTGAAG GGAGCAGGAGCAGCGGCTCTACGCGCAGTGATGGGGGTCGTGGGGTTCAGAAGGAAGATCGTTCTGGAGGTGGTGGAGACTCCAAGTCTGGCTCAGGTAGTGAGTCTGAATACTCTACCCGGAGCAGCCTGAGGAGAAGTGGAGAAGCGGGCCCCCCCAGTGAACGGTCCACATCCACCCGCTCACAAGTAGCATCTCACCACCCTCCATCGGTGCACTCGTATCCTGCCCCGGGGGTCCCACTCTCCTACAACCCcatgatgctgatgatgatgccGCCACCTCCTCTGCCGCCGCAGTCATGTCCTCCGTCATCTGTTCCTCCCGGAGCTCCACCTCTCATGCGTGACCTGGCCTCCATACCTCCAGAGCTGACGGCCAGCCGTCAGTCTTTCCACATGGCCATGGGTAACCCCAGCGAGTTCTTTGTGGACGTCATGTGA